The Halarcobacter mediterraneus genomic interval AATTGATGCACAAGTTGTTCAAGCAATAAAAGACTTAAAGAATTATGCAAATTTCTTCGAACAAGCAACTTTTCAAATGGAAACAAAAATTTTAAAAACTTCAATTTCTATAGCTCAAAAAATAATTGCAATAGAAATAGGGGAAAACTCTTCAGCAATCGCAAAACAAACAATCTCCCATTTACTTGAAAAAGTAAAAAATGCTTCTAAAATAAAAATTCATCTCAATCCTAAAGATTATCAGGTTTTAAAAGACCAACTTAACTTAGATACATTTATTGAATTAGTAGAAGATGTAAATGTTACAGCAGGTGGCGTAGTTATTGCAAGTGATCTTGGAAATTTTGATGGAAATATTGAAGCAAAAGTTAATACTATGCTTGAATCTTTAGATAATGTAATATAAAATACACTCAATTTTATTCTAATATTTTACATATATAATCTTCTTTAGTGACTTTTTGTGATATAATTTAGTAATTTAATCATAAAAAGTGTAATGATGGAAATTAGTGAAAGAGATTATGACTTACTCGTAGATACAGAAATTACAGTTGATGTAATGCTTGGTAATGCAAATATTACTGTAAAAGAGTTTTTAGAATTATCAGAAGGTGATATCTTATCTTTAGATAAACAAGCTGGTTCTGGTGGTGATATTTATGTTAATAAAAGAATTGTTGGAACAGGCGATATTATAGTAATTGATGAAAAACTTGCTGTAAGAGTTCAAGAGGCAATGGATTCAGATAATGTCGTAAGATATTTCTTTGATGAAAAATTATTTTAGGAGATTTAACAATGGCTACTACAACAGATGGTGTTAGTACTTCTACCGCTTTAACAGAAAATGGTACAGCTTATACAGCAAGTGTCAGTAATGATAAACTTTCAAATGAAGACTTTTTAAAACTAATGTTACAAGAATTAAAGCTTCAAGATCCTACTTCTCCTATGGATTCAAATCAGATGTTACAAACTCAAATGCAAATGTCAACAATGGAAACAAACTTACAAATGACTAATGCAATGGAATCATTAAAAACATCAATTGCAAATATGAGTTTAACAAATGCAATGGGTTTTATGGGTAAAAAAGTAGATGCAGTTGTTGATGTACCTATTAAAGATGATGAAGGAAATCCTCTAGAAGATGAAAATGGAAATACTATTACTGAAAAAGTAAGAGCTTCTTTTCATATTGGTACGGTTAGTATTGCTGATGGAGTTACAAACTTAGAAAGTTATGAATTAATGGGTTTTAAAGATAATGCAGTTGATATAGAAACTGGAAAAGAAATTGATTATGACCCCCAAACAGGGCAAATAAAAAACTCTGATGGAACTTTAAGTGAATATTATATAAAACTTGATGCAAGTGGTATGTTTGCTGTAGATAATGAAGGTAAAATAATAATTACAGATGCCGCTGGAAAAATTAAAAACCCTACATATACAAAAGATGTAAATGGATTAGAAGTAACAGAAAGTAAATATGGATATGCAGGTACTGATGAAATTTATTCTCCAAATGTTACAAATTTAAAATATGAAGAAATAGTAAAAATTTACTAATTTATAAAAAGGAAAGTTATGATTAGTGGTTTATGGAATGGTATTAGTGGATTAAGTGCTTTCGAAAAAGCTTTAAGTACTCAATCAAATAATATTGCAAATACAAATACAATTGGTCACAAGTCGGATAGAATCACTTTTGAAGATATGATGTACGAATCTAGATATGGAAAAGGTGTAGCGGTACAAGGTGTAGAAAAAGACTTTTCTCAAGGTGGCTTAAAAAATACAGGGTTACCTCTTGATGTTGCCATTGAAGGAAAAGGCTTTTTTATTGTAAATGACCCAAATACAAATGAAACTTATTATACAAGAGCAGGAAACTTTAAACTTTCAT includes:
- a CDS encoding FliH/SctL family protein; its protein translation is MNRNNVYSTAKVISKNDEIENYQLGTFIKNNEGETEQVYAPAPIPQSANHPNPSLELDNILGEIKTLSTQMQEVNQKITNIENNGMSTKEIDAQVVQAIKDLKNYANFFEQATFQMETKILKTSISIAQKIIAIEIGENSSAIAKQTISHLLEKVKNASKIKIHLNPKDYQVLKDQLNLDTFIELVEDVNVTAGGVVIASDLGNFDGNIEAKVNTMLESLDNVI
- a CDS encoding FliM/FliN family flagellar motor switch protein; the protein is MEISERDYDLLVDTEITVDVMLGNANITVKEFLELSEGDILSLDKQAGSGGDIYVNKRIVGTGDIIVIDEKLAVRVQEAMDSDNVVRYFFDEKLF
- a CDS encoding flagellar hook assembly protein FlgD, with the translated sequence MATTTDGVSTSTALTENGTAYTASVSNDKLSNEDFLKLMLQELKLQDPTSPMDSNQMLQTQMQMSTMETNLQMTNAMESLKTSIANMSLTNAMGFMGKKVDAVVDVPIKDDEGNPLEDENGNTITEKVRASFHIGTVSIADGVTNLESYELMGFKDNAVDIETGKEIDYDPQTGQIKNSDGTLSEYYIKLDASGMFAVDNEGKIIITDAAGKIKNPTYTKDVNGLEVTESKYGYAGTDEIYSPNVTNLKYEEIVKIY